Proteins from one Setaria italica strain Yugu1 chromosome V, Setaria_italica_v2.0, whole genome shotgun sequence genomic window:
- the LOC101753013 gene encoding serine/threonine-protein kinase AFC3, which translates to MESSRSRKRTRQAYDDHAAPPPEREVVPRGGASPPWREDDRDGHYVFDLGENLTRRYKILSKMGEGTFGRVLECWDRETREYVAIKVVRSIRKYRDAAMIEIDVLNRLAENEKYRSLCVQIQRWFDYRNHICIVFEKLGPSLYDFLKRNRYQPFPVELVREFGRQLLESVAYMHELRLIHTDLKPENILLVSSEFIKVPSSKKSSQDEMHFKCLPKSSAIKLIDFGSTAFDNQEHNSIVSTRHYRAPEIILGLGWSFPCDIWSVGCILVELCSGEALFQTHENLEHLAMMERVLGPIPEHMIRKASSSAQKYFRRATRLNWPEGAVSRESIRAVRKLDRLKDLVSRNADHSRAVLADLLQGLLRFEPSERLTAQEALDHPFFRNPT; encoded by the exons AAGCGTATGACgaccacgccgcgccgccgccggagcgggAAGTG GTACCGAGGGGCGGCGCGTCGCCGCCATGGAGAGAGGACGACCGCGACGGCCACTACGTCTTCGATCTCGGCGAGAACTTGACCCGCCGAT ATAAAATTTTGAGCAAAATGGGAGAAG GTACTTTTGGGCGTGTTTTGGAATGCTGGGACCGTGAAACACGTGAATATGTTGCCATAAAAGTTGTTCGGAGCATCCGCAAGTACCGTGATGCCGCAATGATTGAGATAGATGTGCTCAACCGCCTTGCAGAAAATGAGAAATACAGATCGCT CTGTGTCCAAATTCAGAGATGGTTTGACTATCGTAATCATATATGCATT GTTTTTGAGAAGCTTGGGCCAAGCTTGTATGATTTTCTAAAGCGAAATAGatatcaacctttccctgtgGAACTTGTGCGGGAGTTTGGACGGCAACTGTTGGAATCTGTAGCAT ATATGCATGAGTTGCGGCTTATCCACACCGACCTGAAGCCAGAAAACATACTTCTTGTATCTTCTGAGTTTATAAAAGTTCCAAGTTCAAAG AAGAGTTCGCAAGATGAGATGCATTTCAAGTGCTTGCCAAAGTCCAGTGCCATAAAGCTGATAGATTTTGGTAGTACCGCCTTTGATAATCAGGAACATAACTCGATTGTTTCTACGAGGCATTACAGGGCACCTGAAATAATCTTAG GCCTAGGCTGGAGTTTTCCATGTGATATTTGGAGTGTTGGCTGTATTCTTGTTGAGCTATGCTCC GGGGAAGCATTGTTTCAAACACATGAGAATCTGGAACACCTAGCAATGATGGAGAGGGTTTTGGGACCTATACCAGAGCATATGATACGGAAAGCAAG TTCATCTGCTCAGAAATATTTTAGGAGAGCGACACGTTTAAATTGGCCTGAAGGGGCTGTTTCAAGAGAGAGCATCAGAGCTGTGAGAAAACTGGATCGCCTAAAG GACCTGGTATCAAGGAACGCTGACCATTCAAGGGCAGTGCTGGCAGACTTGCTACAAGGTCTATTACGATTTGAGCCATCGGAGCGTCTCACTGCCCAAGAAGCTCTGGACCATCCATTCTTCAGAAACCCGACATAA
- the LOC101786865 gene encoding aldehyde dehydrogenase family 2 member C4 isoform X2, producing MAAANGSGGDKGFEVPKVEVRFTKLFINGQFVDAVSGKTFETRDPRTGEVIANIAEGDKADVDLAVKAAREAFDNGPWPRMTGYERGRILHKFADLIDQHVEELAMLDTVDAGKLFLVGKVRDIPGAAHLLRYYAGAADKIHGETLKMAQRMHGYTLKEPVGVVGHIVPWNYPTTMFFFKVSPALAAGCAVVVKPAEQTPLSALFYAHLAKEAGVPDGVLNVVTGFGPTAGAAVASHMDVDKLSFTGSTEVGRLVMKAAAESNLKSVSLELGGKSPIVVFDDADLDMAVNLVNFATYTNKGEICVAGTRIYVQEGIYDAFVKKAAELAKKSVVGDPFNPRVNQGPQVDKDQYEKVLKYIDIGKREGATLVTGGKPCGDKGYYIEPTIFTDVKDGMAIAQDEIFGPVMALMKFKTVEEVIQKANNTRYGLAAGIVTKNIDIANTVSRSIRAGAIWINCYFAFDPDAPFGGYKMSGFGKDMGMDGLEKYLQTKTVVTPLYNTPWL from the exons atGGCGGCTGCGaacgggagcggcggcgacaaGGGGTTCGAGGTGCCCAAGGTGGAGGTCAGGTTCACCAAGCTCTTCATCAACGGCCAATTCGTCGACGCCGTCTCCG GCAAGACGTTCGAGACCCGGGACCCGCGCACCGGCGAGGTCATCGCCAACATCGCCGAGGGCGACAAGGCCGACGTCGACCTCGCCGTGAAGGCCGCTCGGGAGGCCTTCGACAATGGGCCCTGGCCCAGGATGACGGGCTAT GAGCGGGGCCGGATCCTGCACAAGTTCGCAGACCTGATCGATCAGCACGTGGAGGAGCTGGCGATGCTGGACACGGTGGACGCCGGCAAGCTCTTCCTCGTCGGCAAGGTACGGGACATCCCCGGCGCGGCGCACCTGCTGCGCTActacgccggcgccgccgacaaGATCCACGGCGAGACGCTCAAGATGGCGCAGCGGATGCACGGGTACACGCTCAAGGAGCccgtcggcgtcgtcggccaCATCGTGCCCTGGAACTACCCCACCACCATGTTCTTCTTCAAGGTCAGCCCGGCCCTCGCCGCGGggtgcgccgtcgtcgtcaagCCCGCCGAGCAGACGCCGCTCTCCGCGCTCTTCTACGCGCACCTCGCCAAGGAGGCAGGGGTCCCCGACGGCGTCCTCAACGTCGTGACCGGGTTCGGGCccaccgccggtgccgccgtcgCATCGCACATGGACGTCGACAAGCTCAGCTTCACCGGGTCCACGGAGGTCGGTCGCCTCGTCATGAAGGCGGCCGCCGAAAGCAATCTCAAGTCAGTGTCCCTCGAGCTGGGCGGCAAGTCTCCGATCGTCGTCTTCGATGACGCCGACCTCGACATGGCCGTGAACCTCGTCAACTTTGCTACATACACCAACAAG GGCGAGATCTGTGTCGCCGGCACGCGCATCTACGTGCAGGAAGGGATCTACGACGCGTTCGTGAAGAAGGCGGCCGAGCTCGCCAAGAAATCGGTGGTCGGAGACCCGTTCAATCCTCGTGTCAACCAAGGCCCTCAG GTTGACAAGGACCAGTATGAGAAGGTTCTCAAGTACATTGATATCGGGAAGCGGGAAGGTGCCACGCTGGTCACTGGAGGGAAGCCCTGTGGCGACAAGGGGTACTACATTGAGCCCACCATCTTCACGGACGTCAAG GATGGCATGGCGATCGCACAAGATGAAATCTTTGGGCCGGTGATGGCGCTCATGAAATTCAA GACCGTTGAGGAGGTCATTCAGAAAGCGAACAACACTCGGTATGGCCTGGCCGCTGGCATCGTGACCAAGAACATTGACATCGCAAACACGGTGTCGCGATCGATCCGTGCAGGCGCCATCTGGATCAACTGCTACTTTGCCTTCGACCCCGATGCGCCATTTGGTGGGTACAAGATGAGCGGGTTCGGAAAGGACATGGGCATGGACGGCCTTGAGAAGTATCTCCAGACGAAGACCGTGGTCACACCCCTATATAACACACCCTGGCTCTGA
- the LOC101786865 gene encoding aldehyde dehydrogenase family 2 member C4 isoform X1 translates to MAGATNGSGGGGGGKGFEVPRVEVRFTKLFINGNFVDAVSGKTFETRDPRTGEVIANIAEGDKADVDLAVKAAREAFDNGPWPRMTGYERGRILHKFADLIDQHVEELAMLDTVDAGKLFLVGKVRDIPGAAHLLRYYAGAADKIHGETLKMAQRMHGYTLKEPVGVVGHIVPWNYPTTMFFFKVSPALAAGCAVVVKPAEQTPLSALFYAHLAKEAGVPDGVLNVVTGFGPTAGAAVASHMDVDKLSFTGSTEVGRLVMKAAAESNLKSVSLELGGKSPIVVFDDADLDMAVNLVNFATYTNKGEICVAGTRIYVQEGIYDAFVKKAAELAKKSVVGDPFNPRVNQGPQVDKDQYEKVLKYIDIGKREGATLVTGGKPCGDKGYYIEPTIFTDVKDGMAIAQDEIFGPVMALMKFKTVEEVIQKANNTRYGLAAGIVTKNIDIANTVSRSIRAGAIWINCYFAFDPDAPFGGYKMSGFGKDMGMDGLEKYLQTKTVVTPLYNTPWL, encoded by the exons ATGGCGGGCGCGACgaacgggagcggcggcggcggcggcggcaaggggttCGAGGTGCCCAGGGTGGAGGTCAGGTTCACCAAACTCTTCATCAACGGCAACTTCGTCGACGCCGTCTCCG GCAAGACGTTCGAGACCCGGGACCCGCGCACCGGCGAGGTCATCGCCAACATCGCCGAGGGCGACAAGGCCGACGTCGACCTCGCCGTGAAGGCCGCTCGGGAGGCCTTCGACAATGGGCCCTGGCCCAGGATGACGGGCTAT GAGCGGGGCCGGATCCTGCACAAGTTCGCAGACCTGATCGATCAGCACGTGGAGGAGCTGGCGATGCTGGACACGGTGGACGCCGGCAAGCTCTTCCTCGTCGGCAAGGTACGGGACATCCCCGGCGCGGCGCACCTGCTGCGCTActacgccggcgccgccgacaaGATCCACGGCGAGACGCTCAAGATGGCGCAGCGGATGCACGGGTACACGCTCAAGGAGCccgtcggcgtcgtcggccaCATCGTGCCCTGGAACTACCCCACCACCATGTTCTTCTTCAAGGTCAGCCCGGCCCTCGCCGCGGggtgcgccgtcgtcgtcaagCCCGCCGAGCAGACGCCGCTCTCCGCGCTCTTCTACGCGCACCTCGCCAAGGAGGCAGGGGTCCCCGACGGCGTCCTCAACGTCGTGACCGGGTTCGGGCccaccgccggtgccgccgtcgCATCGCACATGGACGTCGACAAGCTCAGCTTCACCGGGTCCACGGAGGTCGGTCGCCTCGTCATGAAGGCGGCCGCCGAAAGCAATCTCAAGTCAGTGTCCCTCGAGCTGGGCGGCAAGTCTCCGATCGTCGTCTTCGATGACGCCGACCTCGACATGGCCGTGAACCTCGTCAACTTTGCTACATACACCAACAAG GGCGAGATCTGTGTCGCCGGCACGCGCATCTACGTGCAGGAAGGGATCTACGACGCGTTCGTGAAGAAGGCGGCCGAGCTCGCCAAGAAATCGGTGGTCGGAGACCCGTTCAATCCTCGTGTCAACCAAGGCCCTCAG GTTGACAAGGACCAGTATGAGAAGGTTCTCAAGTACATTGATATCGGGAAGCGGGAAGGTGCCACGCTGGTCACTGGAGGGAAGCCCTGTGGCGACAAGGGGTACTACATTGAGCCCACCATCTTCACGGACGTCAAG GATGGCATGGCGATCGCACAAGATGAAATCTTTGGGCCGGTGATGGCGCTCATGAAATTCAA GACCGTTGAGGAGGTCATTCAGAAAGCGAACAACACTCGGTATGGCCTGGCCGCTGGCATCGTGACCAAGAACATTGACATCGCAAACACGGTGTCGCGATCGATCCGTGCAGGCGCCATCTGGATCAACTGCTACTTTGCCTTCGACCCCGATGCGCCATTTGGTGGGTACAAGATGAGCGGGTTCGGAAAGGACATGGGCATGGACGGCCTTGAGAAGTATCTCCAGACGAAGACCGTGGTCACACCCCTATATAACACACCCTGGCTCTGA
- the LOC101753412 gene encoding protein ALP1-like has translation MGFMWMQQYHRKRTRDIAMAAVMIGTYYDTYMDKAPHRVPTVSGIEWVHETLCSRTACYNMFRMSSVLFYQLHDLLVENYGLRATRGMTTMEALGMFLWVIGAPQSLRQVEDRFVRSLETISRTFDNVLSSVLKLAVDIIKPKDPEFRTVHPRLRNPRFAPYFNNCIGAIDGTHIPVVVPNDKVVQHTGRHGYTSQNVLAICDFDMRFTFAVTGWPGSVHDMRVFSDALNKYGDKFPHPPAGKFYLVDSGYANRPGYLAPYKGTKYHLPEFRSGPMPKGMKETFNYAHSSLRNVIERSFGVLKMKWRILLGIPSFPMQKQSKIIVACMAIHNFIRENDMADRAFDMCDRDENFIPMPQVPNDEGDGTNTQAGEEDCNMNAFRDELANALYNKS, from the exons ATGGGTTTCATGTGGATGCAACAGTATCATCGTAAGAGGACCCGGGACATTGCAATGGCCGCAGTAATGATCGGTACGTATTATGACACATACATGGACAAGGCTCCACATAGGGTTCCTACTGTGTCGGGTATAGAATGGGTGCATGAAACATTGTGTAGCAGAACCGcttgctacaacatgtttaggatgtcaAGCGTTTTGTTTTACCAGCTACATGACTTGTTGGTCGAGAACTATGGGTTGAGGGCAACTAGAGGAATGACCACGATGGAGGCTTTAGGAATGTTCCTTTGGGTAATTGGTGCACCACAATCCCTTAGACAGGTTGAGGACCGGTTTGTAAGGTCCTTAGAAACAATAAGCCGTACTTTCGATAATGTGTTGTCAAGTGTTCTTAAGCTAGCAGTGGATATTATTAAGCCCAAGGACCCAGAATTTAGGACCGTGCACCCAAGGTTGAGGAACCCTCGCTTTGCACCATACTTCAACAACtgcataggagctatagatgggacGCATATACCGGTGGTGGTTCCAAATGATAAGGTGGTTCAGCACACCGGGAGACATGGATATACTTCACAGAATGTGCTGGCAATatgtgatttcgacatgaggttcacaTTTGCTGTGACTGGATGGCCTGGATCGGTTCATGACATGAGAGTCTTCAGTGATGCCTTAAACAAATATGGTGACAAGTTTCCGCATCCTCCTGCAG GCAAATTTTACCTAGTTGACTCGGGTTATGCAAATCGTCCGGGTTACCTTGCACCCTACAAGGGTACAAAATATCATCTACCGGAGTTTAGGAGTGGCCCAATGCcaaaaggtatgaaagagactTTTAATTACGCCCATTCCtcccttagaaatgttatcgagaggtcatttggagtgttaaagatgaagtggaggattttgttggGTATTCCAAGTTTTCCGATGCAGAAACAAAGTAAAATCATAGTAGCATGTATggcaattcataatttcatacGAGAGAATGATATGGCCGATAGGGCCTTTGATATGTGCGATCGggatgaaaattttattcctATGCCTCAAGTGCCAAACGACGAAGGAGATGGGACAAATACACAAGCAGGGGAAGAAGATTGTAATATGAATGCATTTCGGGATGAATTAGCTAATGCTTTGTACAACAAATCGTAG
- the LOC101753824 gene encoding aldehyde dehydrogenase family 2 member C4 produces the protein MPIYKAASSRASSSSLQDDDSSPSETTARRQSHTTAQADRTRSSRAQRQLASSMAGNGKAAAAGVVVPEIKYTKLFINGEFVDAVSGKTFETRDPRTGDVLAHVAEAGKADVDLAVKAARDAFEHGKWPRMSGYERGRIMNKLADLVDQHTEELAALDGADAGKLLLLGKIIDVPGATQMLRYYAGAADKIHGDVLRVSGKYQGYTLKEPIGVVGVIIPWNFPTMMFFLKVSPALAAGCTVVVKPAEQTPLSALYYAHLAKLAGVPDGVINVVPGFGHTAGAAITSHMDVDSVAFTGSTEIGRLIMESAARSNLKTVSLELGGKSPLIVFDDADVDMAVNLSRLAIFFNKGEVCVAGSRVYVQEGIYDEFVKKAVEAAQSWKVGDPFDVTTNMGPQVDKEQFEKVLKYIEHGKSEGATLLTGGKPAAEKGYYIEPTIFVDVTDDMKIAQEEIFGPVMSLMKFKTVDEVIEKANCTKYGLAAGIVTKSLDIANRVSRSVRAGTVWVNCYFAFDPDAPFGGYKMSGFGRDQGLAAMDKYLQVKSVITALPDSPWY, from the exons ATGCCTATTTATAAGGCGGCCAGCAGCAGGGCCTCCAGCTCCAGCCTCCAGGACGACGACTCTTCTCCCTCGGagacgacggcgaggcggcaGAGCCACACCACCGCACAGGCAGATCGCACAAGGAGCAGCAGAGCACAGAGGCAGCTAGCGTCGTCAATGGCGGGCAacggcaaggcggcggcggcgggcgtggtggTGCCGGAGATCAAGTACACCAAGCTCTTCATCAACGGCGAGTTCGTCGACGCCGTCTCCG GCAAGACGTTCGAGACCCGGGACCCGCGGACCGGCGACGTGCTGGCCCACGTCGCCGAGGCCGGCAAGGCTGACGTGGACCTCGCCGTCAAGGCCGCCCGGGACGCATTCGAGCATGGCAAGTGGCCCCGCATGTCAGGCTAT GAGCGTGGCCGGATCATGAACAAGCTGGCGGACCTGGTGGACCAGCACACGGAGGAGCTGGCGGCGCTGGACGGCGCCGACGCCGggaagctcctcctcctcggaaAGATCATCGACGTCCCCGGCGCCACGCAGATGCTGCGCTActacgccggcgccgccgacaaGATCCACGGCGACGTGCTCCGGGTCTCCGGCAAGTACCAGGGCTACACGCTCAAGGAGCCCatcggcgtcgtcggcgtcaTCATCCCCTGGAACTTCCCCACCATGATGTTCTTCCTCAAGGTCAGCccggccctcgccgccggctgcaCCGTCGTCGTCAAGCCCGCCGAGCAGACGCCGCTCTCCGCGCTCTACTACGCGCACCTCGCCAAGCTCGCCGGGGTTCCCGACGGGGTCATCAACGTCGTACCCGGGTTCGGGcacaccgccggcgccgccatcacCTCCCACATGGACGTCGACAGCGTGGCTTTCACCGGATCCACGGAGATCGGTCGCCTCATCATGGAGTCGGCCGCGAGGAGTAACCTCAAGACGGTGTCGCTGGAGCTCGGCGGCAAGTCGCCGCTCATCGTCTTCGACGACGCCGACGTCGACATGGCCGTCAACCTGTCGCGGCTCGCCATCTTCTTCAACAAG GGGGAGGTTTGCGTGGCCGGATCGCGCGTTTATGTGCAGGAAGGGATCTACGACGAGTTCGTCAAGAAGGCCGTGGAGGCCGCGCAGAGCTGGAAGGTTGGAGACCCGTTCGATGTCACCACCAACATGGGTCCTCAG GTTGACAAGGAACAATTTGAGAAGGTGTTGAAGTACATTGAGCACGGAAAGAGCGAGGGCGCGACTCTGCTCACCGGCGGCAAGCCCGCCGCTGAGAAAGGGTACTACATTGAGCCCACCATCTTCGTCGATGTCACG GATGACATGAAAATCGCGCAGGAAGAGATCTTCGGGCCCGTCATGTCCCTCATGAAGTTCAA GACGGTCGACGAGGTGATCGAGAAGGCCAACTGCACCAAGTACGGGCTCGCCGCCGGGATCGTGACCAAGAGCCTGGACATCGCCAACCGGGTGTCGCGGTCGGTGCGCGCGGGCACCGTGTGGGTCAACTGCTACTTCGCCTTCGACCCGGACGCGCCCTTCGGCGGCTACAAGATGAGCGGCTTCGGCCGGGACCAGGGGCTCGCCGCCATGGACAAGTACCTCCAGGTCAAGAGCGTCATCACCGCGCTCCCGGACTCGCCGTGGTACTGA